The genomic window CGCTGGAAATATCCAAAGCATTAAATATTTTAGATGGACGTGATGAGATATTAAAAATTCTCTATAAAATTAAAAAGGCAAATAACAGCTATGAAGAATCCCTTACTTATTTAGAAGAGTTAAAAGACATTTCGGACACCATTAATAAAAAGAATAATATAAAAGAACTAAGGATACTAAAATCTAATCTTGAGTCTGAACAAGAAAAGGAACAATATATATTAGAGAGTGAACAAAAACAAGTAATACAGCGCGGTTATATTTATATTTCAGTATTAATTATTTTGGCTTTTTTAATCATTATCATCATTCTTAAAAAGAACAATAAAACTCAAAATGTTTTAAACAAAAAACTGATAGAAAACACTCTAGCTTTAAAGAAAAACGAAGCCCATTTAAACGGTGCTAACAATACTAAAAACAAACTATTCTCCATTATTGCTCACGACTTAAAAGGCCCTATTAATTCGTTTAAGAGTCTTTTTGATTTGTTTAATAAAAGTCAACTAACTACAGCAGAGTTCATGGAGTTTATGCCCCAAATAGGCCAAAATATTAACAGCATTGCTTTTACGCTAAACAACTTATTAACTTGGGGGCAAACCCAAATGAATGGTTTAGTCACCAAACCTAATTATACAACTATTAAAACTTTGGTAGACGAAAGTATCAAGTTGCTATCTAAACAAGCAGAAGCAAAATCGATAACAACAATTAATAATATTGATATTAAGGTGGTTACATGGAGTGATAAAGATCAAATCGATATTGTTATTCGAAATTTAATAAGTAATGCCGTTAAGTTTACACGCCAACAAGGAACGATAACTATCGATGCTTCGGAAAAGTCGGATTTTTGGGAAATAGTAGTTAAAGATAATGGTGTTGGGATGAACCAAGAAGATCAAATAAACATTTTTAAAGAGGAAGAAACAGTTACATCTTATGGAACCAGTAACGAAAAAGGAACAGGCTTAGGCCTTAGAGTATGTAAAGAAATGGTAGAAAATAATGGTGGAACTATCTGGGTAGAAAGCTTATTAAATCAAGGTTCTTCTTTCTATTTTACGATTCTTAAAACTAAAACATATTAAGTGAATTTTATAAGAGAAACTCTACAATATCAGATTAAGTTCTAGATAAATTTATTAATACTTCATAATAATTTTAGCTTTTATATCCAAAAATAGGCTATCCCTTTGAATAACTTTTTATTACAGCTACCCTATTTAGATACTTTACATCTACTATTTATCAGAAAAAAACGATCCTTTAATTTTCTTACAAACATCTTTTTATCGATTAAAAATGCTTTTAATCGATAAAACATATTGAAAAGTAGCTAAAACCATGTAAAAATTTATTGAGATATATTTTTGTGGCTTATATTGCGATGGGGATTTCGTAAATTATAATACAACAAGCTATATCGTATTGCTTATGCAACATATTTTAAAAAACAAACATCCCAAACTTTCTCATACATTTATATGGGTAATTTTTATTTGGTTTTCCAATAGCTTCTCGGCCTTTGCACATAATGGTATAATAAAGGATATACAACGTGACATTAAAATACTTGAAAAAACTTCCAATTTTGAAAAAGATACCACTTATATCAATTTATTAAATAAACTAGGCGAAGAATATCACAACTACAATTTAGATAGTTTACTCATTATTGCTAACAAAACCATTAAACTAAGTAAAGCTATAAAATATACAAAAGGTGAAGCAAATGGGTATATCATTAAAGGTGGTTACTATTCGGATATTGGTGAACAAGACCAAGCCATCTCTTGTTTTTCAATAGCCTATTCCAAAGCAAAACAGGATAATGATATAAAAATCATTCTGCAATCCAAAAACCAATTGGCTACAGAGTATATGTATAAGGAAGAGTATGCTAAATCATTAAAAGAGTATTTAAAAGGTATTGAAATAGCTAAGGAAAACAAAAAAGATTCTTGGTTGTCAACATACTACATTAATATTTCTGTTTTATACAGTCTTCAAAAAGAATATGAACAGACCATATTGTTTTTAAAGAAGGCTATGGAAGTCAATAAAAGAAATGGTGATAAAAAATTGCTAGCTATAACACTTTCTAATTTAGCTTTTACTTATATTGAAGTTGGAGATTTAGCAAGTGCCGATTCTGATATAAACGAAGCTATTATTGCATTTGAAAAGCTTAAACTAGATGATTGGCTAACTTATGCTTATGAAATAAAAGCAACTGTACATCTCAAAAAAAATCAATTAAATATAGCTCTAATATGGGCGAAAAAAAGTAATGAAATTCATAAAAATATCGACCAAAAGAGATATAAAATAACTTTATACCTTCTTTTGGCTAAAATACATTTTGGACTTAAAGATTATGAGTTAGCCGAAACATATGGAGTAAAGTCATTAGAAATATCCAAAGAACTTAATAATTTAGAAAACCGCGATGAAATTTTAGAAATTCTCTATAAAATCAAAAAAACAGACAAGTGTTATAAAGAATCCTTAACTTATTTAGAAGAATTAAAATCAATTTCGGACACAATAAATAAAAAAAATAATATAAGAGAATTAAGAATACTAAAGTCTAATCTTGAGTCCGAACAAGAAAAAGAGCAATATATAAGAGAGAATGAACAAAAGCAACTTATACAACGTAGCTATATTTATATATCCGTACTAGTTATTCTAGCTTGTGCCATTATCATCATCATTCTTAAAAAGAATAATAAAACTCAAAATCGTTTAAACAAAAAACTAATAGAAAACACACTAGCACTTAAGAAAAATGAAGCCCATTTAAACAACGCTAATAGTACTAAAAACAAGTTATTCTCCATTATTGCACACGATTTAAAAGGTCCAATTAATTCGTTTAAGAGTCTTTTCGACCTATTTAATAAAAGTGAATTAACAACAGAAGAATTCATGCAGTTTATGCCTCAAATAGGCGAAAACATTGATAGTATTGCTTTTACCTTGAACAACCTATTAACCTGGGGACAAACCCAAATGCATGGCTTAGTCACCAAACCTAATTATACAACCATTAAAAACTTGGTTGATGAAAGCCTTAAATTACTAGCCAAACAAGCAGAAGTAAAATCGATTACAGCAACCAATAACATAGATCAAAAGGTGGTTACATGGAGTGATAAAGATCAAATTGATATTGTAATTCGCAATTTAATTAGTAATGCCATGAAGTTTACTCGCGAACACGGAGAGATAACTATTGATGCTTCGGAAAAATCTGATTTTTGGGAAATAGCAGTTAGAGATAATGGTGTTGGGATAAGTCAAGAAGATCAAATAAACATTTTTAAAGATGAAGAAACGTTTACCTCTTATGGAACCAGCAACGAAAAAGGAACAGGCTTAGGGCTTAGAGTATGTAAAGAAATGGTGCAAAACAATGGCGGAACTATTTGGGTAGAAAGCACTTTAAATCATGGATCCTCTTTTTATTTTACGGTTCCAAAAACAAAAAAACTTTTATTATAAATTAGAGTTTCATTTTAGAATAATAATTATTAACGTATTCTAACAATTTGAGGTTTACAAATAAAGATCTAATTTAGTGTCATTTTTTGTTCACGGACACAATGTTATAATTCTTTCTTAACACCTTTTTGGCCTGTAAAAAAGGTTTAACCGAGTAGTTTATCCGAAGATTAATTTATTATAAGTAAAATCGTGTATTTATCTCTTTTTGCTACTTATATTTTAACAAGGATTTTGTAAATTGTACTATAACTCAGCCTATAGTATTGCTTATGCACCTTAACTTAAAAATACAGTATCCCCAACTTTTCTATGTATTTATATGGATACTTTTTCTTTCATTTTCTAATAGTTTTTCGGCA from Algibacter sp. L1A34 includes these protein-coding regions:
- a CDS encoding ATP-binding protein, encoding MQHILKNKHPKLSHTFIWVIFIWFSNSFSAFAHNGIIKDIQRDIKILEKTSNFEKDTTYINLLNKLGEEYHNYNLDSLLIIANKTIKLSKAIKYTKGEANGYIIKGGYYSDIGEQDQAISCFSIAYSKAKQDNDIKIILQSKNQLATEYMYKEEYAKSLKEYLKGIEIAKENKKDSWLSTYYINISVLYSLQKEYEQTILFLKKAMEVNKRNGDKKLLAITLSNLAFTYIEVGDLASADSDINEAIIAFEKLKLDDWLTYAYEIKATVHLKKNQLNIALIWAKKSNEIHKNIDQKRYKITLYLLLAKIHFGLKDYELAETYGVKSLEISKELNNLENRDEILEILYKIKKTDKCYKESLTYLEELKSISDTINKKNNIRELRILKSNLESEQEKEQYIRENEQKQLIQRSYIYISVLVILACAIIIIILKKNNKTQNRLNKKLIENTLALKKNEAHLNNANSTKNKLFSIIAHDLKGPINSFKSLFDLFNKSELTTEEFMQFMPQIGENIDSIAFTLNNLLTWGQTQMHGLVTKPNYTTIKNLVDESLKLLAKQAEVKSITATNNIDQKVVTWSDKDQIDIVIRNLISNAMKFTREHGEITIDASEKSDFWEIAVRDNGVGISQEDQINIFKDEETFTSYGTSNEKGTGLGLRVCKEMVQNNGGTIWVESTLNHGSSFYFTVPKTKKLLL
- a CDS encoding tetratricopeptide repeat-containing sensor histidine kinase; translated protein: MQCILKIQHPKLSYTFIWMVFICFFNIFSAFGQEDVKKDLQRKIKTYQATSNFKQNPIYINLLYDLGLQYAEYNLDSLLIVSNESIKLSKTINYSKGEIQGYLIEGLYYSNIGKQDRAISCFSKALSKAEAISQIDLLLESKIKLAVEYKYKDNYAKALKQYLDAIEIAKRYNKDQCLSRCYVNISVIYRVQKEHIQTILYLTKALEVYKKDGDDVEVAKILNNLAACHIKTGDLKSATNAIDSAIPVFEKAKLDSWLSYAYELKGTVYIKKEKFNQALKWLNKSEEIHTNIDKRRYKIPLYLHLANTYLGLKRSDIAEGYALKALEISKALNILDGRDEILKILYKIKKANNSYEESLTYLEELKDISDTINKKNNIKELRILKSNLESEQEKEQYILESEQKQVIQRGYIYISVLIILAFLIIIIILKKNNKTQNVLNKKLIENTLALKKNEAHLNGANNTKNKLFSIIAHDLKGPINSFKSLFDLFNKSQLTTAEFMEFMPQIGQNINSIAFTLNNLLTWGQTQMNGLVTKPNYTTIKTLVDESIKLLSKQAEAKSITTINNIDIKVVTWSDKDQIDIVIRNLISNAVKFTRQQGTITIDASEKSDFWEIVVKDNGVGMNQEDQINIFKEEETVTSYGTSNEKGTGLGLRVCKEMVENNGGTIWVESLLNQGSSFYFTILKTKTY